Proteins encoded in a region of the Armatimonadota bacterium genome:
- a CDS encoding M55 family metallopeptidase: MDVYISADMEGITGTVAWAQCGRPAPEHYDWAFARRMMTHDVNAAVRGARAAGARRILVMDAHGTSRNLLVDELEPGVELLSGLLPHPLGMMSGLEAGFGCAMLVGYHAMAGTEAGTMEHTIMGTIHRFWINDVPAGEMTLSALTAGSLGVPLVYVSSDDKGCAEASSLFPGVRTTTVKHGVGRYCARLLHPSVTGPLIERTAREAVEHAAQVAPYRIEAPFRARIEYNQTEEADAACLMAGSKRTDAYTIELQSPDWDEFHRMVRRSMSLSGQGVFGNR, translated from the coding sequence ATGGACGTTTACATCTCGGCGGACATGGAAGGGATCACCGGCACGGTCGCCTGGGCGCAGTGCGGGCGGCCCGCTCCAGAACACTACGATTGGGCGTTCGCACGGCGGATGATGACCCACGATGTGAACGCCGCCGTCCGGGGGGCTCGGGCGGCGGGAGCGCGCCGGATCCTTGTCATGGACGCTCACGGGACGTCACGTAACCTTTTGGTGGACGAACTCGAACCCGGCGTCGAGCTGCTGTCCGGGCTCCTGCCCCACCCGCTCGGCATGATGTCCGGTCTGGAGGCCGGGTTCGGATGTGCGATGTTGGTGGGCTATCACGCGATGGCAGGGACCGAAGCCGGGACGATGGAACACACGATCATGGGGACGATCCACCGGTTTTGGATCAACGACGTCCCCGCGGGCGAGATGACGCTTTCGGCACTGACGGCCGGATCACTCGGAGTGCCGTTGGTGTACGTCAGTTCGGACGACAAGGGCTGCGCCGAAGCAAGTTCGCTGTTCCCCGGTGTCCGGACTACGACCGTCAAGCACGGGGTCGGGCGATACTGCGCACGGCTTTTGCACCCGTCCGTGACAGGGCCGCTCATCGAGCGGACGGCCCGCGAGGCCGTCGAGCACGCGGCCCAGGTCGCACCCTACCGGATCGAGGCTCCCTTCCGTGCCAGGATCGAGTACAACCAGACGGAGGAGGCGGACGCAGCGTGCCTCATGGCCGGTTCGAAACGGACAGACGCCTACACCATCGAACTACAGTCGCCGGACTGGGACGAGTTCCACCGGATGGTCAGGCGCTCGATGTCGCTGTCCGGGCAGGGCGTGTTCGGGAACCGCTGA